The following coding sequences lie in one Flagellimonas eckloniae genomic window:
- a CDS encoding Gfo/Idh/MocA family protein, with protein MKRRDFIIGTGAVALTAASYGNILGSNDKIGLAVVGAGRRGRWVLGEMLKTNQIRPVMFCDVWDEQVKRTTEYLELGKIPMTYDLEEVLSNDAVDAILLATPDHLHKNYAIRILAAGKHLLLEKPVTLHYNEGPMLKEAVANSGVVCQTGTQQRSGQMYQRVKEEFFGGSKKLGDMVFVRAVWSNFGWQRRQLQQRPMPKNFKWDTFLGPSQKMDYYWPRYDGWRHYKEYGTGILSDLLTHWGDVAQWMMDDTNPLDAVTTGGIYHLKDDRTNPDTVNTIIKYKAGWNFTFECSVMPVKNKHDSVLFHGTEGQLELFRAGYIYTPHKGEPVIFQNDENLTHAHVKNFFDAIKTGAQLTAPIDVGLNAVKPSHLAAASYWSGKRMQFSADQTDIVEVI; from the coding sequence GTGAAGAGAAGAGATTTTATAATAGGAACAGGAGCAGTGGCATTAACTGCAGCATCTTATGGAAATATTCTTGGGTCCAATGATAAAATAGGCCTTGCAGTTGTAGGAGCAGGGAGACGGGGTAGATGGGTGTTGGGAGAGATGTTGAAGACCAATCAGATAAGACCGGTAATGTTTTGCGATGTTTGGGATGAACAAGTAAAAAGAACAACGGAATATTTGGAGTTGGGCAAAATTCCAATGACCTATGATTTGGAGGAAGTATTATCCAATGATGCTGTTGATGCGATATTGTTGGCCACACCTGACCATTTACATAAAAATTACGCGATCCGAATTTTAGCGGCTGGGAAGCACCTACTCTTGGAAAAACCGGTGACCTTACATTATAACGAAGGTCCTATGCTAAAAGAAGCAGTAGCCAATAGTGGGGTAGTGTGCCAAACAGGAACACAACAGCGCAGCGGACAGATGTATCAAAGAGTAAAAGAAGAATTCTTTGGAGGTTCCAAAAAACTGGGGGATATGGTTTTTGTTAGGGCAGTTTGGAGCAATTTTGGCTGGCAAAGGCGCCAGTTGCAACAGCGACCAATGCCAAAAAACTTCAAATGGGATACCTTTCTTGGACCTTCACAAAAAATGGATTACTACTGGCCAAGATACGATGGATGGCGCCATTATAAGGAATACGGTACTGGAATTCTATCTGATCTTTTGACCCATTGGGGTGATGTCGCCCAATGGATGATGGATGATACAAATCCTTTAGATGCAGTTACAACAGGAGGTATCTATCACCTAAAAGATGACAGAACCAATCCAGATACGGTCAATACCATTATTAAATATAAGGCAGGATGGAATTTTACTTTTGAATGTAGCGTTATGCCTGTAAAAAACAAACACGACTCTGTTCTTTTTCATGGTACAGAAGGTCAATTGGAACTCTTTCGGGCTGGATACATCTATACACCGCATAAAGGTGAACCGGTTATTTTCCAAAATGATGAAAATCTTACCCATGCACATGTCAAAAACTTTTTTGATGCCATTAAAACGGGAGCACAGCTCACAGCGCCTATTGATGTGGGACTAAACGCCGTTAAACCTTCCCATTTGGCTGCTGCTTCATATTGGTCTGGAAAACGAATGCAGTTCAGTGCTGATCAAACAGATATTGTTGAAGTAATTTAA
- a CDS encoding aldehyde dehydrogenase has protein sequence MIGDLVKRQREFFAGQKTKDVGFRKKYLKLLQKELVLREDDICDALYADFKKPKFEALATETQLVLSELKHALKNVAFWSEPTKASPTLGNFPSSDYIYKEPYGNVLVIAPWNYPVLLSISPLIGALAAGNTVLLKPSELSSHTSRIIADIIKNVFPPEYVTVVEGGVEVSQSLLSEKWDYIFFTGSSRVGKIIYRSAAEKLTPVTLELSGKNPCIVDGTASIKLAAKRIVWGKFLNAGQTCIAPDYILVHASVKETLIKELKHHITTFYGEDIQKSKDFARIVTSDHYNSLKSKLDRQNILFGGNYADTEQFIEPTLIDEPKVESELMQGEIFGPILPILSYSSEEDIHQHISRYGKPLALYVFSTNKKFQKRMINSNSFGGGVINDVVMQITNKKLPFGGVGQSGIGGYHGKHSFDLFSHEKAIIRKPNWIDIPIRYAPYTIPVKWVKKLKHLF, from the coding sequence ATGATAGGAGATTTGGTAAAAAGACAACGTGAATTCTTTGCTGGACAGAAGACAAAGGATGTTGGATTTCGGAAAAAATACCTAAAGCTTTTACAAAAGGAATTAGTTTTAAGGGAAGATGACATCTGTGATGCCTTATATGCTGATTTTAAAAAACCAAAGTTTGAAGCGCTTGCCACTGAAACCCAATTGGTTCTTTCTGAACTAAAGCATGCATTGAAGAACGTAGCTTTTTGGAGTGAACCTACCAAAGCAAGTCCAACACTGGGAAACTTTCCTTCTTCAGACTATATCTATAAAGAGCCCTATGGAAATGTATTGGTTATTGCCCCATGGAATTATCCCGTTTTACTTTCCATATCTCCACTAATCGGAGCCTTGGCCGCAGGGAATACAGTACTGCTCAAACCTTCAGAGCTATCTTCGCACACATCACGAATCATAGCGGATATCATTAAAAATGTATTTCCACCCGAATATGTAACCGTTGTTGAAGGAGGAGTGGAAGTTTCACAATCACTTTTGTCCGAGAAATGGGATTATATCTTCTTTACAGGAAGTTCACGAGTGGGTAAGATCATCTATAGAAGTGCCGCCGAAAAACTTACCCCGGTTACTTTGGAATTAAGTGGTAAAAATCCCTGTATTGTTGATGGGACTGCATCCATTAAGCTTGCTGCAAAGCGAATTGTATGGGGAAAATTTTTAAATGCTGGGCAAACCTGTATTGCTCCCGACTATATTTTGGTCCATGCATCCGTAAAAGAAACCTTGATAAAAGAATTGAAGCATCACATCACCACCTTTTATGGCGAGGACATACAAAAATCAAAGGATTTTGCCAGAATAGTTACCTCTGACCATTACAATAGCTTAAAAAGTAAGCTGGATAGGCAAAACATTTTGTTCGGAGGGAATTACGCGGATACAGAACAATTTATAGAGCCCACATTGATAGATGAACCAAAGGTGGAAAGCGAACTTATGCAAGGAGAGATTTTTGGGCCAATACTTCCAATACTATCCTATTCATCCGAAGAGGATATCCATCAACACATATCCCGCTACGGGAAGCCGTTGGCACTTTATGTATTTTCAACAAACAAGAAATTTCAGAAACGGATGATCAATTCCAATAGTTTTGGGGGAGGTGTCATCAATGATGTTGTTATGCAGATCACCAACAAGAAATTACCATTTGGAGGGGTAGGGCAGTCCGGAATTGGAGGATATCATGGTAAACACTCCTTCGACTTGTTCTCTCATGAAAAAGCAATAATAAGAAAGCCCAATTGGATAGACATTCCAATTCGATACGCTCCATATACCATTCCCGTAAAATGGGTTAAAAAGCTAAAACATCTGTTTTAG
- a CDS encoding DUF2652 domain-containing protein, whose translation MSKSLLFIPDISGYTKFIQTTEVEHSQHVISELLEVLVNANTVELKLAEIEGDALFFYKENEIPSQENLLAQIESMFTAFYSHLKMLEKNRICPCNACATAPNLQLKVIAHCGNLQHIEVQGNRKPFGEQVIEAHRLLKNSVDSDNYALISRSLAIDIQLSPYYSSKIYRFRQGSDIYDGSEVSYIYSLIDPAELKLRAFDKPNNVYFDKSPEIHLKKEFPVSAEQLMEYVTNYAYRYEWTEGIDRLEYNENEVTRSGTEHICVVNGKHLNFTTATKEVKPGSLIYGEYTTSPPPVDEFYQFYIFTPTSENSCELEVEIYWTAKSPLKKMIIFLVAKRAIKKNVTEAIDKLLTFVKKH comes from the coding sequence ATGTCAAAATCCCTTTTATTTATTCCGGATATTTCTGGATATACCAAGTTTATTCAGACCACCGAGGTGGAACATAGTCAGCATGTAATCTCCGAACTACTGGAGGTTTTGGTTAATGCCAATACCGTAGAATTAAAACTGGCGGAAATTGAGGGAGATGCCCTTTTCTTTTACAAAGAGAATGAAATTCCATCCCAAGAAAACCTATTGGCACAAATCGAATCCATGTTTACTGCATTTTACAGTCATCTTAAAATGTTGGAAAAGAATCGTATTTGCCCTTGTAATGCATGTGCCACCGCTCCAAATCTTCAACTAAAAGTTATTGCCCATTGTGGCAACCTTCAACACATTGAGGTACAGGGAAACCGAAAACCTTTTGGTGAGCAGGTAATAGAGGCTCATAGGTTATTAAAGAATTCTGTTGATAGTGATAACTATGCTTTGATTAGTAGGTCATTGGCTATCGATATTCAATTATCTCCATATTACTCCAGTAAAATATATAGGTTCAGACAAGGTTCGGATATCTATGATGGGAGTGAGGTAAGCTATATATATTCATTAATTGATCCTGCGGAGCTTAAACTACGCGCATTTGATAAGCCTAACAATGTTTATTTTGACAAATCACCAGAAATACATTTAAAGAAAGAATTCCCGGTGTCCGCAGAACAACTTATGGAGTACGTAACAAACTACGCCTACCGATATGAATGGACGGAAGGAATAGACCGATTGGAATATAATGAAAATGAGGTCACTAGATCCGGTACAGAACATATCTGTGTGGTCAATGGAAAGCATTTAAACTTTACCACGGCCACAAAAGAGGTGAAGCCTGGAAGTCTAATTTATGGCGAATACACTACAAGTCCTCCACCTGTTGATGAATTTTATCAATTCTACATTTTCACGCCTACATCGGAAAATAGTTGTGAGTTAGAAGTTGAAATATATTGGACGGCAAAGTCTCCACTAAAAAAAATGATCATTTTTTTAGTTGCGAAAAGAGCAATTAAGAAAAATGTGACCGAGGCTATAGATAAGCTGTTGACTTTTGTAAAAAAACACTAA
- a CDS encoding alpha/beta hydrolase family protein produces the protein MKFLSFFFTLAFFTVHQSTFSQENFLVGDALPDAPELSARGDNGVGVQTLDLVNKNQLDILSIKDGKGQLYDRPITVEVWYPATIPQNVDEIETYTQVLGTNGRAERPLVPFKFKGRALRNALIVKTEKKYPLVILSHGYVGSRFLFTYLAENLASKGYVVVSIDHTDSTYKDAANFTSTLANRSLDQLFVLNEIEKLASPSSDSFLAGLVDTSKTGLIGYSMGGYGGLNTCGAGYSAAAIGFFKSMTGGSDALDKRGMDNEAYKSSIDQRIKAFVALAPWGMTNGVWDTMGLAGLKTPTLFVAGSQDDISGYEKGIKAIYEGAINSDRYLLTYINARHNVAPNPPVPDTMKPGLHIDEYLRYADSVWDMRRINNVNQHFITAFLGIHLQEMDYAEYLDLEPDANTGNWKGFKPRTSIGMELLHTTPATD, from the coding sequence ATGAAATTTCTTTCCTTCTTTTTTACGCTAGCATTTTTTACCGTTCACCAAAGTACATTCTCCCAAGAAAATTTTCTAGTTGGAGACGCCCTTCCCGATGCCCCAGAACTTTCTGCCAGAGGAGATAATGGAGTAGGGGTTCAGACACTGGATTTGGTCAATAAAAATCAATTGGACATTCTTAGCATCAAAGACGGAAAAGGTCAATTGTACGACCGCCCCATTACGGTGGAAGTATGGTATCCAGCTACAATTCCACAGAATGTTGATGAAATTGAAACCTATACACAGGTATTGGGAACAAATGGAAGAGCGGAACGCCCCCTTGTACCTTTTAAATTTAAAGGAAGAGCTTTACGAAACGCTTTAATTGTAAAAACTGAAAAAAAATATCCGCTTGTTATTTTATCCCATGGATATGTAGGTTCCCGTTTTCTATTTACCTATTTGGCTGAAAATTTGGCTTCAAAAGGATATGTGGTCGTTTCTATTGACCATACAGATTCAACCTATAAAGATGCGGCCAACTTCACCAGTACATTGGCAAATAGATCTCTTGATCAATTATTTGTGCTTAATGAAATTGAAAAACTCGCATCTCCTTCAAGCGATAGCTTTTTAGCCGGATTGGTCGATACTTCCAAAACGGGATTAATAGGTTATTCCATGGGTGGATATGGTGGTCTCAATACCTGCGGAGCTGGATATAGTGCCGCTGCAATTGGCTTTTTTAAATCCATGACAGGAGGAAGCGATGCTTTGGATAAAAGAGGCATGGACAATGAAGCATATAAAAGTTCAATTGACCAACGAATCAAAGCCTTTGTTGCCCTTGCGCCTTGGGGTATGACCAATGGGGTTTGGGATACTATGGGATTGGCGGGCTTAAAAACCCCAACGCTTTTTGTTGCGGGTAGTCAAGATGACATATCTGGATATGAAAAAGGAATTAAAGCAATCTATGAAGGAGCAATAAACAGTGATCGCTATTTGTTGACCTATATAAATGCAAGACATAATGTAGCTCCAAACCCACCTGTTCCAGATACCATGAAACCTGGACTTCATATTGATGAATATTTAAGATACGCGGATTCCGTTTGGGATATGCGCCGTATCAATAATGTGAACCAACATTTTATAACCGCATTCTTGGGAATTCATTTACAGGAAATGGATTATGCCGAGTACTTAGACCTTGAACCTGATGCAAATACGGGAAATTGGAAGGGTTTTAAACCAAGAACTTCTATCGGCATGGAATTACTTCATACAACACCTGCTACCGACTAA
- a CDS encoding glutaredoxin domain-containing protein, translated as MSRVVFLLIGLFLSQLQAQVNPIKIVEKPSNNRMTFFAVNETQTDYDVLFEVKGKNFRQSAAKPRWIRVPATSKVHLKTVILFRDKKPVFTKSLKVNDSLSKRALKKEFEILDIPPPKIKPRKQITIYTTNTCVACDSIVAKLTVDNLIFRSINLNEKPEVKNQLSKFIAKSPEEMDSISSPIISLGGKLYSWIASYEQLQEELNRE; from the coding sequence ATGAGCAGAGTAGTATTTCTTTTAATCGGTCTTTTTCTTTCGCAGCTTCAGGCTCAAGTAAACCCTATTAAGATTGTTGAAAAACCATCCAATAATAGGATGACCTTTTTTGCTGTAAACGAAACCCAAACTGATTATGACGTTCTTTTTGAAGTGAAAGGAAAAAATTTCAGACAAAGTGCCGCAAAACCAAGATGGATAAGGGTTCCCGCAACATCTAAGGTGCACCTAAAAACTGTTATTCTTTTTAGGGATAAAAAACCGGTTTTCACAAAAAGCTTGAAAGTAAATGATAGTCTATCAAAGAGGGCGTTAAAGAAAGAGTTTGAAATTCTGGATATTCCACCTCCTAAAATCAAACCAAGAAAACAGATTACGATTTATACTACCAATACTTGTGTTGCATGTGATAGTATTGTAGCAAAACTTACCGTGGATAATCTTATTTTCAGAAGCATTAATTTGAACGAGAAGCCGGAGGTGAAAAATCAATTAAGCAAGTTTATTGCAAAGTCTCCAGAAGAAATGGATTCTATCTCTAGCCCAATAATCAGCCTAGGTGGGAAACTATATAGTTGGATAGCTTCTTATGAACAATTGCAGGAAGAATTGAACAGGGAATGA
- a CDS encoding dienelactone hydrolase family protein has translation MKAFITFMLCAFLIVTTSCKQKSENKNNTEQSNQELPVKVKGEEVTYASDSTNLKGYVSFDENNQKKRPGILIVHEWWGHNDYVRKRADMLAELGYTAMAIDMYGDGKQANHPDDAGKFAMSVMTNLPEAKARFNAALELLKKQESVDEEKIAAIGYCFGGSVALTMANSGADLDAVAAFHSGVQLPVMPNKGLKARVLVCNGADDPFVSPESVVAFKTAMDSIQAKYEYVSYPGVKHSFTSKDADVNGEKFQLPLVYDADADKKSWESLQILLKETF, from the coding sequence ATGAAAGCTTTTATCACCTTCATGTTGTGTGCATTTTTAATTGTCACAACGTCCTGCAAACAGAAATCTGAAAATAAAAACAATACAGAGCAAAGCAACCAAGAACTGCCAGTAAAAGTAAAAGGGGAGGAGGTTACCTATGCTTCGGACTCTACAAATCTCAAGGGCTATGTTTCTTTTGATGAAAATAATCAGAAAAAACGGCCTGGAATATTGATTGTACATGAATGGTGGGGGCACAACGATTACGTCAGAAAACGTGCGGACATGCTCGCCGAATTAGGGTATACTGCAATGGCTATTGATATGTATGGCGATGGAAAGCAAGCAAACCACCCAGATGATGCCGGAAAATTTGCCATGAGTGTAATGACCAATTTACCTGAAGCAAAGGCTCGATTCAATGCAGCTTTGGAACTCTTAAAAAAACAAGAATCCGTTGATGAAGAAAAAATAGCCGCAATAGGTTATTGTTTTGGAGGTAGTGTTGCGCTTACCATGGCCAACTCCGGTGCCGATTTAGATGCCGTGGCTGCATTTCATAGTGGGGTGCAACTTCCCGTAATGCCAAATAAGGGGCTTAAGGCGAGGGTTTTGGTATGCAATGGTGCGGATGACCCATTTGTTAGCCCTGAATCCGTTGTCGCATTTAAGACTGCCATGGATTCAATCCAAGCGAAATACGAATATGTTTCCTATCCCGGGGTAAAACATAGTTTTACAAGTAAAGATGCGGATGTAAATGGTGAAAAATTCCAATTGCCATTGGTATATGATGCAGATGCGGACAAAAAGTCATGGGAAAGTCTGCAAATACTCCTTAAGGAGACTTTTTAA
- a CDS encoding WD40/YVTN/BNR-like repeat-containing protein, whose product MKFFSKICSGLLFFFIFQLSSQKSDSTTFKGLEFRSIGPAMTSGRIADIAIHPKNESIWYVAVGSGGVWKTVNAGTTWKPIFDSQSTYSIGCITIDPNNSNTIWVGSGENVGGRHAGFGDGIYVSHDEGKTWKNMGLEASEHISKIMVHPENSNIIWVAAQGPLWSKGGERGFYKSVDGGKTWKRTLGNSEWTGVTDIVMDYSNPDILYAATWDRHRTVAAYMGGGPGSGIHKSTNGGETWTKLTIGIPKSNLGKIGLAISPFNNETIYAAIELDRKKGGVFISKNQGASWTKQSDAVSGGTGPHYYQELYASPHQEGKLYLMSNYVQISNDHGKHFETMNEDKKHVDSHAMAFKKSDPNYVLFGTDGGLYESYDLTKTWNYFSNLPITQYYKVAVDDTEPFYNIYGGTQDNGSHGGPSRTRSKAGILNSDWWKTLGADGHQSAIEPGNPDITYGEFQQGWLWRIDQTTGETVFIQPQPSAGEPYERFNWDAPILVSPHNPQRLYFASYRVWKSENRGDDWTAISNDLTRNEERLTLPILGRQQSWDNAWDVGAMSTYNTITSLAESPLQEGLIYAGTDDGILQVTEDGGANWRKIMLGSIKGVPNRAFVNDVRADLYDANTVYLVLDNHKEGDYKPYLLKSTNKGASWTFINGNLPEKLITWRIVQDHKKRELLFAATEFGIYFTNNGGGYWVPLNGGLPTISFRDITIQRREDDLVGASFGRGFYILDDISPLRDFDMAKMGKATLFKVKPAYWYIEKSGVSSQGHSEYRAENPPYGATFTYFLPEKLKTLKELRTESEKTLNKQKSNISFPGWEALENEKNQEDLAIVLLVKDDAGNLVNTIKGTNKKGFNRVSWNLSHAARRGIKLEKPKGGNNFFGSPYLATPGTYAVELYQQVDGELKQLSNTQTFEVKPLGKGALPGKPASEIDAFRSTYQHFQQDLAATNSILSKSMLKVDAMRRAMAEIKKPSPGLSTKIYNTKVSLHSLQKQMNGSPAKNEVGERNPPSPGNGNFIGVVALSNTYGPTGNHKAAMKRATDQLKNIKKELSVIVKSTLPAIESELKEAGAPWIEGQGLIED is encoded by the coding sequence ATGAAATTCTTCTCAAAAATTTGTTCCGGACTATTATTTTTTTTCATTTTTCAATTATCATCCCAAAAATCGGATTCTACCACTTTTAAAGGTTTGGAATTCAGAAGTATTGGTCCAGCCATGACCTCTGGTCGTATTGCCGATATTGCCATCCATCCAAAAAATGAGAGTATATGGTATGTTGCCGTGGGTTCAGGTGGTGTATGGAAAACTGTTAATGCTGGAACCACATGGAAACCTATTTTTGATTCACAGTCCACCTATTCAATTGGATGCATTACCATAGACCCAAATAATTCCAATACTATTTGGGTTGGTTCAGGAGAAAATGTGGGAGGAAGACATGCCGGTTTTGGTGATGGAATATATGTAAGTCATGATGAAGGAAAGACTTGGAAAAATATGGGACTTGAAGCCTCGGAACATATCTCCAAAATTATGGTGCACCCAGAAAATTCAAACATTATTTGGGTTGCTGCACAAGGGCCATTATGGAGTAAGGGAGGAGAGCGAGGTTTTTATAAATCGGTTGACGGTGGAAAGACCTGGAAAAGAACTCTGGGCAACAGTGAATGGACAGGCGTTACAGATATTGTTATGGATTACTCAAATCCAGATATTCTTTATGCAGCCACTTGGGATAGACACAGAACAGTAGCGGCCTATATGGGCGGTGGTCCCGGTTCAGGAATTCATAAAAGTACAAATGGTGGGGAAACATGGACTAAACTAACTATTGGAATCCCAAAATCCAATTTGGGTAAAATTGGGCTTGCCATCTCTCCGTTCAATAACGAGACCATTTATGCCGCTATTGAATTGGACCGAAAAAAGGGCGGGGTATTTATTTCAAAAAACCAAGGTGCTTCATGGACGAAACAATCTGACGCTGTTTCCGGAGGAACTGGCCCACATTATTATCAGGAGCTCTATGCCTCTCCACATCAAGAAGGAAAACTGTACTTAATGAGCAACTATGTGCAAATTTCTAATGATCATGGAAAGCATTTTGAAACCATGAACGAGGATAAAAAACATGTGGACAGCCATGCCATGGCCTTTAAAAAATCAGACCCAAATTATGTGCTTTTTGGCACTGATGGAGGACTATATGAATCGTATGACCTCACCAAAACATGGAATTACTTTAGTAACCTCCCCATTACCCAATATTATAAGGTTGCCGTAGACGATACAGAGCCGTTTTATAATATATATGGAGGCACACAGGACAATGGTTCCCATGGTGGACCATCGCGAACTAGAAGCAAAGCTGGGATTTTAAATTCGGATTGGTGGAAAACATTGGGCGCGGATGGGCATCAATCAGCAATTGAGCCAGGAAACCCAGATATCACCTATGGAGAATTTCAACAGGGATGGCTATGGAGAATTGATCAAACAACGGGAGAAACCGTTTTTATTCAACCACAACCCTCAGCAGGGGAGCCCTATGAACGTTTTAATTGGGATGCACCGATTTTAGTTAGCCCACACAATCCCCAACGTTTATACTTTGCATCATATCGCGTATGGAAATCTGAAAATAGGGGAGATGATTGGACGGCAATTTCCAATGATTTAACCAGAAATGAAGAACGATTGACATTGCCAATCCTGGGAAGACAACAAAGCTGGGACAATGCGTGGGATGTTGGCGCAATGTCTACCTATAATACGATTACTTCTTTGGCGGAATCACCTTTGCAGGAAGGTCTCATTTATGCTGGGACAGATGATGGTATTTTGCAGGTTACCGAGGATGGTGGTGCAAATTGGAGAAAAATAATGCTTGGGTCCATCAAAGGAGTACCAAACAGAGCTTTTGTAAATGATGTACGGGCAGATTTATATGATGCAAATACCGTATACCTGGTCTTGGACAACCATAAAGAAGGGGACTATAAACCTTATCTTTTAAAAAGTACCAATAAAGGAGCAAGTTGGACCTTTATAAACGGAAACCTTCCCGAAAAATTGATTACTTGGCGAATTGTACAAGATCATAAAAAAAGAGAGTTATTATTTGCTGCAACGGAGTTTGGAATCTATTTCACCAACAATGGAGGTGGATATTGGGTACCTTTAAATGGTGGTTTACCTACTATTTCATTTAGGGATATTACAATTCAAAGAAGGGAAGATGACCTTGTTGGTGCTTCTTTTGGGCGTGGTTTCTATATTCTGGATGATATTTCGCCATTACGTGATTTTGATATGGCCAAGATGGGAAAAGCCACTCTTTTTAAGGTGAAACCGGCGTATTGGTACATCGAAAAAAGTGGTGTCTCTAGTCAAGGTCATTCGGAGTATAGGGCTGAAAACCCACCGTATGGAGCTACGTTTACTTACTTCTTGCCTGAGAAGCTTAAAACGTTAAAAGAGCTGCGGACGGAATCAGAAAAAACACTTAACAAGCAGAAAAGCAATATCTCTTTTCCAGGATGGGAAGCATTGGAGAATGAAAAAAATCAGGAAGACCTGGCAATAGTACTTCTAGTAAAAGACGATGCAGGAAATTTGGTAAATACCATAAAAGGGACAAACAAGAAAGGGTTTAACCGAGTTTCCTGGAATCTTTCTCATGCAGCTAGAAGAGGGATAAAGTTGGAAAAGCCAAAAGGAGGAAACAATTTTTTCGGTTCTCCTTACTTGGCAACTCCAGGTACATATGCTGTGGAATTATATCAACAGGTGGATGGAGAACTAAAGCAACTGTCAAACACACAAACGTTTGAAGTAAAACCATTGGGCAAAGGTGCACTACCTGGCAAACCAGCTTCTGAAATAGATGCGTTCAGAAGTACATACCAACATTTTCAACAGGATTTGGCAGCAACAAATTCCATCCTATCTAAGAGCATGTTAAAAGTCGATGCCATGAGACGTGCAATGGCTGAAATCAAAAAACCAAGCCCTGGATTATCAACTAAAATATATAATACTAAAGTATCGCTTCATTCATTGCAGAAACAGATGAATGGCAGTCCTGCTAAAAATGAAGTTGGAGAAAGAAATCCACCGTCTCCAGGGAATGGCAATTTTATTGGTGTTGTGGCATTGAGCAACACATATGGCCCTACAGGAAACCACAAAGCTGCTATGAAAAGAGCAACGGACCAATTGAAGAACATCAAAAAAGAATTAAGTGTTATCGTAAAAAGCACCCTTCCAGCTATTGAATCAGAATTGAAGGAGGCCGGAGCCCCATGGATTGAAGGTCAAGGGTTGATTGAAGACTAA
- a CDS encoding class I SAM-dependent methyltransferase, with protein sequence MKHIFSVLFTIITSIASLTAQYTEADWSERDQWMKTDYLLNLSGIKVGDRVADIGCHEGYLSIHLAKKVLKDGRVYAVDVRNDRLETLRSNANKRGHTSIITILGDYDDPKLPKSELDIVYIIDTYHEIDAHEKVLRLVKNSLKSNGKIMILEKLKKRVKGKSRKEQVAAHSLSIGNVREELKQAGFKIISEIENHGKWEWEEDKQMWVIIAQKL encoded by the coding sequence ATGAAACATATCTTTTCCGTCCTATTTACAATCATAACTTCAATAGCTTCACTTACAGCACAGTATACGGAAGCAGATTGGTCGGAACGAGATCAATGGATGAAAACCGATTATTTATTAAATCTATCGGGAATAAAAGTCGGTGACAGAGTGGCGGATATAGGCTGCCATGAAGGGTATTTGAGCATACATTTGGCAAAAAAGGTCTTAAAGGATGGAAGGGTTTATGCCGTGGATGTAAGAAATGACCGATTGGAGACACTACGCAGTAATGCAAACAAACGAGGACACACGAGTATAATTACCATTTTAGGCGATTATGATGATCCTAAACTACCCAAAAGCGAATTGGATATTGTGTACATTATTGACACCTATCATGAAATAGACGCCCATGAAAAAGTATTACGGCTCGTAAAAAATTCCTTGAAATCCAATGGAAAAATCATGATACTGGAAAAATTAAAAAAAAGAGTAAAGGGAAAATCGAGAAAGGAACAGGTAGCGGCCCATTCGTTGAGCATTGGCAATGTTAGAGAAGAACTAAAGCAAGCGGGGTTCAAAATTATATCAGAAATAGAAAATCATGGGAAATGGGAATGGGAAGAAGACAAACAAATGTGGGTAATCATTGCGCAAAAGCTTTGA